One region of Streptomyces sp. NBC_00442 genomic DNA includes:
- the pafA gene encoding Pup--protein ligase: MDRRIFGLENEYGVTCTFRGQRRLSPDEVARYLFRRVVSWGRSSNVFLRNGARLYLDVGSHPEYATPECDNVTELVTHDKAGERILEGLLVDAERRLHEEGIAGDVYLFKNNTDSAGNSYGCHENYLVARHGEFSRLADILIPFLVTRQLICGAGKVLQTPRGAVYCVSQRAEHIWEGVSSATTRSRPIINTRDEPHADAERYRRLHVIVGDSNMSETTMLLKVGATDLVLRMIEAGTVMRDLTLENPIRAIREVSHDITGQRKVRLASGREASALEVQREYYEKAVDFVEHRGIRTGTVAQVLELWGRTLDAIEAEDLDRIGTEIDWVMKYKLIERYRAKNNMTMSHPRVAQIDLAYHDIHRRRGLYYLLERKGQAARICDDLKIFEGKSVPPQTTRARLRGDFIRRAQEQRRDFTVDWVHLKLNDQAQRTVLCKDPFRSVDDRVEKLIAGM; this comes from the coding sequence ATGGACCGCCGCATTTTCGGGCTGGAGAACGAGTACGGCGTCACGTGCACGTTCAGGGGACAGCGCCGACTGTCTCCTGACGAAGTGGCGCGCTACCTCTTCCGCCGTGTTGTGTCATGGGGCCGCAGTAGCAACGTCTTTCTGCGGAACGGCGCCCGCCTCTACCTCGACGTGGGATCGCATCCGGAATACGCAACACCCGAATGCGACAACGTGACCGAACTGGTCACGCACGACAAAGCCGGTGAGCGCATTCTCGAAGGCCTGCTCGTCGACGCCGAACGCCGCCTGCACGAGGAGGGAATCGCGGGCGACGTCTATCTCTTCAAGAACAACACCGACTCGGCGGGAAACTCCTACGGCTGCCACGAGAACTATCTGGTGGCACGGCACGGGGAGTTCTCGCGGCTCGCGGACATCCTCATCCCGTTCCTCGTGACCCGCCAGCTGATCTGCGGCGCCGGCAAGGTGCTCCAGACCCCGCGCGGCGCGGTCTACTGCGTCAGCCAGCGTGCCGAGCACATCTGGGAGGGCGTCAGCTCCGCCACCACCCGCTCGCGTCCGATCATCAACACCCGGGACGAGCCGCACGCGGACGCCGAGCGCTACCGGCGCCTGCACGTCATCGTCGGCGACTCCAACATGTCGGAGACGACGATGCTGCTCAAGGTCGGCGCCACCGACCTGGTGCTGCGCATGATCGAGGCCGGCACCGTCATGCGCGACCTCACCCTGGAGAACCCGATCCGGGCCATCCGCGAGGTCTCCCACGACATCACCGGCCAGCGCAAGGTGCGCCTGGCCAGTGGCCGCGAGGCCTCCGCCCTCGAAGTGCAGCGCGAGTACTACGAGAAGGCCGTGGACTTCGTGGAGCACCGCGGCATCCGTACCGGCACCGTCGCCCAGGTCCTCGAACTGTGGGGCCGCACCCTGGACGCGATCGAGGCCGAGGACCTCGACCGGATCGGCACCGAGATCGACTGGGTCATGAAGTACAAGCTCATCGAGCGGTACCGGGCCAAGAACAACATGACCATGTCGCACCCGAGGGTCGCGCAGATAGACCTCGCCTACCACGACATCCACCGTCGGCGCGGTCTGTACTACCTCCTGGAGCGCAAGGGCCAGGCGGCTCGCATCTGCGACGACCTGAAGATCTTCGAGGGCAAGTCGGTGCCCCCGCAGACCACTCGGGCCCGGCTGCGCGGCGACTTCATCCGCCGCGCCCAGGAACAGCGCCGTGACTTCACCGTCGACTGGGTGCATCTGAAGCTCAACGACCAGGCGCAACGCACCGTGTTGTGCAAGGACCCGTTCCGGTCGGTGGACGACCGGGTGGAGAAGCTGATCGCCGGTATGTGA
- a CDS encoding FKBP-type peptidyl-prolyl cis-trans isomerase has protein sequence MRRRLAAALIVPALMLTAACGGGDDDAAKKKDASASPSAQPSQPPAAPKPVSDASPMPTVAGDADKKPTITIPKGDPSGKFVVKTLTAGTGAEVKKDDLAVTKYTGKIWKSGKDLAGSYDKDGVPQVIPAGSQTYIPAFSEAVLGQKIGARVLVVAPPAAAFGSAGKQELGVSGTDTLVFVLDVDSVMPKKVDGTQASIPSDLPQIKADKEEAATISVPKNDPPKTLVDQVLIEGKGPEVKSGQTVYMQYSGATWKPNEGVAQAKLFDTSWKTGAPFSTTIGQGQVIEGWDKGLVGKKVGSRVLLVIPPEQGYKDKAQGADIPANSTLVFVVDILGAM, from the coding sequence GTGCGACGCCGACTTGCTGCCGCGCTCATCGTGCCGGCCTTGATGCTCACCGCGGCCTGCGGAGGAGGTGACGACGACGCAGCGAAGAAGAAGGACGCGTCCGCTTCCCCTTCCGCGCAGCCGTCGCAGCCGCCTGCCGCTCCCAAGCCGGTGTCCGACGCATCGCCGATGCCCACCGTCGCGGGTGACGCGGACAAGAAGCCCACGATCACCATCCCCAAGGGTGATCCGAGCGGGAAGTTCGTCGTCAAGACGCTGACCGCGGGCACCGGCGCGGAGGTCAAGAAGGACGACCTCGCGGTGACCAAGTACACCGGGAAGATCTGGAAGAGCGGAAAGGACCTCGCCGGTTCGTACGACAAGGACGGCGTGCCCCAGGTCATCCCGGCCGGCTCGCAGACCTACATCCCCGCGTTCAGCGAGGCGGTGCTGGGCCAGAAGATCGGCGCCCGCGTCCTGGTCGTCGCTCCGCCGGCCGCCGCGTTCGGCAGCGCGGGCAAGCAGGAGCTCGGGGTGAGCGGCACCGACACCCTGGTCTTCGTCCTCGACGTCGACAGCGTGATGCCGAAGAAGGTCGACGGCACCCAGGCGTCCATCCCGTCGGACCTGCCGCAGATCAAGGCGGACAAGGAGGAGGCCGCCACGATCTCCGTCCCGAAGAACGACCCGCCCAAGACGCTCGTCGACCAGGTGCTCATCGAAGGCAAGGGCCCCGAGGTCAAGAGCGGCCAGACCGTGTACATGCAGTACAGCGGTGCCACCTGGAAGCCGAACGAGGGCGTCGCGCAGGCGAAGCTGTTCGACACCTCGTGGAAGACGGGTGCCCCGTTCTCGACGACGATCGGACAGGGCCAGGTCATCGAGGGCTGGGACAAGGGCCTCGTCGGCAAGAAGGTCGGCAGCCGTGTGCTGCTGGTCATTCCGCCGGAGCAGGGCTACAAGGACAAGGCCCAGGGCGCGGACATCCCCGCGAACTCGACCCTGGTCTTCGTCGTGGACATCCTCGGAGCAATGTAA
- a CDS encoding FKBP-type peptidyl-prolyl cis-trans isomerase: MSIDKPEVDFPGGEPPKDLEIKEIWEGDGAVAKAGDFVKVHYVGVAFSTGEEFDASWNRGNPLEFKLGAGQVISGWDQGIQGMKVGGRRRLTIPAHLAYGDRGAGSAIAPGETLIFVCDLVAV; the protein is encoded by the coding sequence GTGAGCATCGACAAGCCCGAGGTCGACTTCCCCGGCGGCGAGCCGCCGAAGGACCTGGAGATCAAGGAGATCTGGGAGGGCGACGGCGCCGTCGCCAAGGCCGGAGACTTCGTCAAGGTCCACTACGTGGGCGTGGCCTTCTCCACCGGCGAGGAGTTCGACGCCTCCTGGAACCGCGGCAACCCGCTGGAGTTCAAGCTGGGTGCCGGCCAGGTCATCTCCGGATGGGACCAGGGCATCCAGGGCATGAAGGTCGGCGGCCGCCGCCGGCTGACCATCCCGGCCCACCTGGCCTACGGCGACCGCGGCGCCGGCAGCGCCATCGCCCCGGGCGAGACGCTGATCTTCGTCTGCGACCTGGTCGCCGTCTGA
- a CDS encoding helix-turn-helix transcriptional regulator, whose product MAIAKAERLMNLALCLLGTRRALSKRELRESIEAYLEAGSDDSFNRMFERDKDDLRELGLVIETVENLDGETGYLARRDSNRLPPVQLDAEEAAALGLAARVWQQARLAGAASGALQKLRAAGMPEADNPYEHSTIEPRIPVHETAFEPLMLACRDRRPVVFDYRKVTAVRPEERHVEPWGLECWRGHWYLAGWDRDRGAERVFRLSRISGRVRSRAGAFTAPVPDVVTVRETVETWAGETATRSARIRLRAGAGYPLRSRATSMRELGDGWEELEIPYGHGLDAHLVEFGPDVVVLEPADLRADVMDRLRAVAKG is encoded by the coding sequence ATGGCGATTGCCAAGGCCGAGCGGCTGATGAACCTGGCGCTGTGTCTGCTCGGGACACGGCGGGCACTCAGCAAGCGGGAGCTGCGCGAGTCCATCGAGGCCTACCTGGAGGCCGGTTCCGACGACTCCTTCAACCGGATGTTCGAGCGGGACAAGGACGACCTGCGTGAACTGGGCCTGGTGATCGAGACCGTCGAGAACCTCGACGGCGAGACCGGCTATCTCGCCCGCCGCGACAGCAACCGTCTGCCGCCGGTCCAGCTCGACGCCGAGGAGGCCGCCGCCCTCGGACTCGCCGCCCGCGTCTGGCAGCAGGCCCGGCTGGCGGGAGCGGCCAGCGGCGCCCTGCAGAAGCTGCGCGCCGCCGGCATGCCGGAGGCCGACAATCCGTACGAGCACAGCACGATCGAGCCGCGCATCCCGGTCCACGAGACGGCCTTCGAGCCGTTGATGCTGGCCTGCCGCGACCGCCGTCCGGTCGTCTTCGACTACCGCAAGGTCACCGCCGTACGCCCCGAGGAGCGCCACGTCGAGCCGTGGGGCCTCGAATGCTGGCGCGGCCACTGGTACCTGGCCGGCTGGGACCGTGACCGGGGGGCCGAGCGGGTGTTCCGGCTCAGCCGCATCTCCGGCCGGGTCCGCTCCCGCGCCGGTGCCTTCACCGCGCCGGTGCCCGACGTCGTGACCGTGCGCGAGACCGTCGAGACCTGGGCGGGGGAGACCGCGACCCGCTCGGCGCGGATCCGGCTGCGTGCCGGGGCCGGCTACCCGCTGCGCTCGCGCGCCACCTCGATGCGGGAACTCGGCGACGGGTGGGAGGAGTTGGAGATTCCGTACGGGCACGGGCTCGACGCCCACCTCGTGGAGTTCGGCCCCGATGTGGTCGTGCTGGAACCCGCCGATCTGCGGGCCGACGTGATGGACCGGCTGCGCGCCGTGGCCAAGGGCTGA
- a CDS encoding helix-turn-helix transcriptional regulator — translation MAANAIDQTRRMLSLVTYLRERPGAHVADVARAFGITEDELISDLDVLPMCGTSFRGGDLLDIDTDGDRIWWHNPDDVAAPLRLAADEATALLVAARAVSTLPGLREGDRQALLRATAKLEAAAGEAAGASSRLSVTFESEGGVFAEVDRAISERRRLWVKYYSPARDELTEREVDPIRLFAVGHTYMEAWCRLSEARRTFRLDRVAEIRLLDEVSAPPELELRDLSEGLVQPSAEDPEVVVEVGPGGRWVAEYYPHDSAEERPDGGLRITLRTPDPASLRRLALRLGQDGRIVSPADLAESARRAATEALAGYEDRPTPGHRN, via the coding sequence ATGGCTGCCAATGCCATCGACCAGACGCGGCGGATGCTGTCGCTGGTGACCTATCTGCGCGAGCGCCCCGGCGCCCATGTCGCGGACGTCGCCCGCGCCTTCGGCATCACCGAGGACGAACTGATCTCCGACCTCGATGTGCTGCCCATGTGCGGCACGAGCTTCCGCGGCGGCGACCTCCTGGACATCGACACCGACGGCGACCGCATCTGGTGGCACAACCCGGACGACGTCGCGGCGCCGCTCCGGCTCGCCGCCGACGAGGCGACCGCGCTGCTCGTGGCCGCCCGCGCCGTCTCCACCCTGCCGGGCCTGCGCGAGGGCGACCGGCAGGCGCTGCTGCGCGCCACCGCGAAGCTGGAGGCCGCGGCCGGCGAGGCCGCCGGAGCCAGCTCCCGGCTCTCGGTCACCTTCGAATCCGAGGGCGGTGTCTTCGCCGAGGTCGACCGGGCCATCTCCGAGCGCCGCCGGCTGTGGGTGAAGTACTACTCGCCCGCGCGCGACGAACTCACCGAGCGCGAGGTCGACCCGATCCGGCTCTTCGCCGTGGGCCACACCTACATGGAGGCGTGGTGCCGCCTCTCCGAGGCCCGGCGCACCTTCCGCCTCGACCGGGTCGCCGAGATCCGGCTCCTCGACGAGGTGTCCGCGCCGCCCGAGCTCGAACTGCGCGACCTGTCCGAAGGCCTCGTCCAGCCGTCAGCCGAGGACCCCGAGGTCGTCGTCGAGGTAGGTCCTGGCGGGCGCTGGGTCGCCGAGTACTACCCGCACGACAGCGCCGAGGAACGTCCCGACGGCGGCCTGCGGATCACGCTGCGCACGCCCGACCCGGCGTCGCTGCGCCGTCTCGCGCTGCGCCTGGGCCAGGACGGCCGGATCGTCTCGCCGGCGGACCTCGCCGAAAGCGCCCGGCGCGCGGCCACCGAGGCGCTGGCCGGCTACGAGGACCGGCCCACGCCCGGCCACCGGAACTGA
- the tatA gene encoding Sec-independent protein translocase subunit TatA, with protein sequence MFGRLGAPEIILILIVVVLLFGAKKLPDMARSLGKSARILKSEAKAMKSDGQQTAPADPPVPGEQPPAQRTIQSAPGDVSSARPVAEPTDTTKR encoded by the coding sequence ATGTTCGGAAGGCTCGGCGCCCCCGAGATCATTCTCATCCTCATCGTCGTCGTCCTGCTGTTCGGCGCGAAGAAGCTCCCGGACATGGCGCGGTCGCTCGGCAAGTCGGCCCGCATCCTCAAGAGCGAGGCCAAGGCGATGAAGTCCGACGGTCAGCAGACCGCCCCGGCGGACCCGCCCGTCCCGGGCGAGCAGCCGCCGGCCCAGCGCACCATCCAGTCGGCGCCCGGCGACGTGAGCAGCGCTCGCCCGGTGGCCGAGCCGACGGACACCACCAAGCGCTGA
- the tatC gene encoding twin-arginine translocase subunit TatC, which produces MLKSARKQQRDPEGRMPLSDHLRELRNRLAKAVLAILVCAIVAAFYYKDIAELITKPIKEAVDCTVPFTELTRKDGAKVCGNITMSGLMGPFTLMIKVSLVTGVVAASPVWLYQLWAFVSPGLHKHEKRYSLSFVAAGFPLFLAGAWFSYNVLPAAATVLLGFTPEGVANLLPLNELIDLVTRMIIVFGLSFELPLFLVMLNFSGILTGRRMLGWWRGMIMGVTVFAAFATPTVDPVSMLSLAAPIVALYFVAVGVSIVNDKRRKERAASGPADDEASDLDLTPDDVGAIEPVTSPAALPEQSDGGRGSKLSGYDDVT; this is translated from the coding sequence TTGCTCAAGTCTGCCCGCAAACAACAGAGGGACCCCGAGGGGCGGATGCCTCTCTCGGACCACCTTCGTGAGCTGCGCAACCGGCTCGCGAAGGCGGTTCTGGCGATCCTGGTCTGCGCGATCGTGGCGGCGTTCTACTACAAGGACATCGCCGAACTGATCACCAAGCCGATCAAGGAGGCCGTGGACTGTACGGTGCCGTTCACCGAGCTCACCAGGAAGGACGGCGCGAAGGTCTGCGGCAACATCACGATGTCCGGCCTCATGGGGCCGTTCACCTTGATGATCAAGGTGTCGCTCGTGACGGGTGTCGTCGCGGCCAGCCCGGTCTGGCTCTACCAGCTGTGGGCGTTCGTCTCGCCCGGACTGCACAAGCACGAGAAGCGGTACTCGCTGAGCTTCGTCGCGGCGGGCTTCCCGCTCTTCCTCGCCGGTGCCTGGTTCTCGTACAACGTGCTGCCCGCGGCCGCCACGGTGCTCCTCGGCTTCACCCCCGAAGGGGTGGCCAACCTCCTGCCGCTCAACGAGCTCATCGACCTCGTCACCCGCATGATCATCGTCTTCGGCCTCTCCTTCGAGCTGCCGCTGTTCCTGGTGATGCTCAACTTCAGCGGCATTCTCACCGGCCGCCGGATGCTGGGCTGGTGGCGCGGAATGATCATGGGTGTCACGGTCTTCGCGGCGTTCGCGACGCCGACCGTCGACCCGGTCTCGATGCTCTCGCTCGCCGCCCCGATCGTCGCCCTGTACTTCGTCGCCGTCGGCGTCTCGATCGTGAACGACAAGCGACGCAAGGAGCGCGCCGCATCCGGGCCCGCCGACGACGAGGCCTCCGACCTCGACCTCACGCCCGATGACGTCGGCGCCATCGAGCCGGTGACCTCGCCCGCCGCGCTGCCCGAGCAGTCCGACGGCGGACGCGGGAGCAAGCTCTCCGGTTACGACGACGTCACCTGA
- a CDS encoding diacylglycerol kinase, with the protein MTSEITLFVNPTAGRGRGAHAAQPAASALRAAGFSVRTVLGEDAGDALRRARRAVEAGTGALVTVGGDGMVNLALQAVAGTTTPLGVIAAGTGNDFARALGLPVRDPAKAAEVAARALADGHLREIDLGRTGDRWFATVLASGFDSKVNDRGNRMRWPGGRFKYDLAMLAELAAFKPVPYKVTLDDGETREIEATLVAVGNSSSYGGGMRICAGADLTDGLFDVTVVGDCSRATLIKVFPRVYRGTHLDHPVVSTYRAASIALAAPGITGYADGEPLGPLPLTAECVRAAVRVLAPVPASGR; encoded by the coding sequence GTGACCAGCGAGATCACCCTCTTCGTCAATCCCACCGCGGGACGCGGCCGGGGCGCGCACGCCGCGCAGCCGGCCGCTTCCGCATTGCGGGCCGCGGGATTCTCGGTACGCACCGTCCTCGGCGAGGACGCGGGTGACGCGCTGCGGCGCGCCCGCCGGGCGGTCGAGGCCGGCACCGGTGCCCTCGTCACCGTCGGCGGCGACGGCATGGTCAACCTCGCCCTCCAGGCCGTCGCCGGCACCACCACCCCGCTCGGCGTGATCGCCGCGGGCACCGGCAACGACTTCGCCCGCGCCCTCGGCCTGCCCGTGCGCGACCCGGCGAAGGCCGCGGAAGTGGCGGCCCGTGCCCTCGCGGACGGGCACCTCAGGGAGATCGACCTGGGCCGGACCGGCGACCGGTGGTTCGCGACCGTCCTCGCCTCGGGCTTCGACTCCAAGGTCAACGACCGCGGCAACCGCATGCGATGGCCGGGCGGCCGCTTCAAGTACGACCTCGCGATGCTGGCCGAACTGGCCGCCTTCAAGCCCGTTCCGTACAAGGTCACCCTCGACGACGGCGAGACCCGCGAGATCGAGGCGACGCTCGTCGCCGTCGGGAACTCCTCCTCCTACGGAGGCGGCATGCGCATCTGCGCCGGCGCCGACCTCACCGACGGGCTCTTCGACGTCACGGTCGTCGGCGACTGCTCGCGCGCCACGCTCATCAAGGTCTTCCCGCGCGTCTACCGGGGCACCCACCTGGACCACCCCGTGGTCAGCACCTACCGCGCCGCCTCGATCGCGCTGGCCGCGCCCGGCATCACCGGCTACGCCGACGGGGAGCCGCTCGGCCCGCTCCCGCTCACCGCGGAGTGTGTACGCGCCGCGGTACGGGTATTGGCACCGGTACCGGCGTCCGGCCGGTAG
- a CDS encoding DEAD/DEAH box helicase encodes MTEDLSPAEAYAAARLRAAEQATALAPFRDLYEFDLDPFQIEACQALEAGKGVLVAAPTGSGKTIVGEFAVHLALGQGRKCFYTTPIKALSNQKYADLARRYGADKVGLLTGDNSVNADAPVVVMTTEVLRNMLYAGSQALIGLGYVVMDEVHYLSDRFRGAVWEEVIIHLPESVTLVSLSATVSNAEEFGDWLDTVRGDTEVIVSEHRPVPLWQHVMAGRRMYDLFEEESDHGGRGIARREVNPDLLRMARLENQKTYNPRERRRGKMVREADRERERRSRSRIWTPGRPEVIERLDAEGLLPAITFIFSRAACEAAVQQCMYAGLRLNDEEGRQKVREIVEERTASIPGEDLHVLGYYEWLEGLERGIAAHHAGMLPTFKEVVEDLFVRGLVKAVFATETLALGINMPARSVVLEKLVKWNGEQHADITPGEYTQLTGRAGRRGIDVEGHAVVLWQRGMDPDALAGLAGTRTYPLRSSFKPSYNMAVNLVQQFGRHRSRELLETSFAQFQADKSVVGISRQVQRNEEGLDGYREGMRCHLGDFEEYARLRRDLKDRETDLAKHGAAQRRAAAAASLEKLKPGDIIHVPTGKFAGLALVLDPGIPAGRTNGHRGFEQHDGPRPLVLTAERQVKRLASIDFPVPVEALERMRVPKSFNARSPQSRRDLASALRTKAGHIVPERHRKARSEAADDREITRLRTALRAHPCHGCDEREDHARWAERYYRLQRDTQQLERRIEGRTNTIARTFDRIVSLLTELDYLRDDEVTEHGKRLARLYGELDLLASECLRARVWEGLSPAELAACVSALVYEARQSDDAVAPKTPSGNAKAALGEMVRIWGRLDALEEDHKINQAEGVGQREPDFGFAWAAYQWASDKGLDEVLREADMPAGDFVRWCKQVIDVLGQIAAAAPRENSTVSKNARKAVDALLRGVVAYSSVG; translated from the coding sequence ATGACAGAGGACCTCTCACCAGCCGAAGCGTACGCAGCTGCCCGGCTCCGCGCCGCCGAGCAGGCCACCGCGCTCGCACCCTTCCGTGACCTGTACGAATTCGATCTGGACCCCTTCCAGATCGAGGCCTGTCAGGCCCTCGAAGCCGGAAAGGGCGTGCTCGTCGCGGCCCCCACCGGCTCGGGCAAGACCATCGTCGGCGAATTCGCCGTGCACCTGGCCCTCGGGCAGGGCCGCAAATGCTTCTACACCACGCCCATCAAGGCACTGTCCAACCAGAAGTACGCCGACCTGGCGCGCCGCTACGGCGCCGACAAGGTGGGCCTGCTGACCGGCGACAACAGTGTCAACGCGGACGCGCCCGTGGTCGTCATGACCACCGAAGTGCTCCGCAACATGCTGTACGCGGGCTCCCAGGCGCTCATCGGCCTGGGATACGTGGTGATGGACGAGGTGCACTACCTCTCCGACCGCTTCCGCGGCGCCGTATGGGAAGAGGTGATCATCCACCTTCCCGAATCCGTCACGCTCGTGTCGCTGTCGGCGACGGTCTCCAACGCGGAGGAGTTCGGCGACTGGCTCGACACCGTGCGCGGCGACACCGAAGTGATCGTCTCCGAGCACCGGCCGGTGCCGCTGTGGCAGCACGTCATGGCCGGGCGGCGGATGTACGACCTCTTCGAGGAGGAGTCCGACCACGGGGGCCGCGGCATCGCCCGGCGCGAGGTCAACCCCGACCTGCTGCGCATGGCCCGCCTGGAGAACCAGAAGACGTACAACCCGCGCGAGCGGCGCCGCGGCAAGATGGTGCGCGAGGCCGACCGCGAGCGGGAGCGCCGCTCGCGGTCGCGGATCTGGACGCCGGGGCGCCCCGAAGTCATCGAACGGCTCGACGCCGAAGGCCTGTTGCCGGCCATCACCTTCATCTTCAGCCGCGCCGCCTGCGAGGCCGCCGTCCAGCAGTGCATGTACGCGGGGCTGCGGCTCAACGACGAGGAGGGCCGCCAGAAGGTCCGCGAGATCGTCGAGGAGCGCACCGCCTCCATCCCCGGTGAGGACCTGCACGTCCTCGGCTACTACGAGTGGCTCGAAGGTCTGGAGCGCGGCATCGCCGCCCACCACGCCGGCATGCTGCCGACCTTCAAGGAGGTCGTGGAAGACCTGTTCGTGCGCGGCCTGGTGAAGGCCGTGTTCGCCACCGAGACGCTCGCCCTCGGCATCAACATGCCGGCGCGCTCGGTGGTGCTGGAGAAGCTCGTCAAGTGGAACGGCGAGCAGCACGCCGACATCACCCCCGGCGAGTACACCCAGCTGACCGGCCGGGCCGGGCGCCGCGGTATCGACGTCGAGGGCCACGCGGTGGTCCTGTGGCAGCGCGGCATGGACCCGGACGCGCTCGCGGGTCTGGCCGGCACGCGCACGTATCCGCTGCGCTCCAGCTTCAAGCCCTCGTACAACATGGCCGTCAACCTGGTCCAGCAGTTCGGGCGGCACCGCTCGCGCGAGCTGCTCGAAACGTCCTTCGCGCAGTTCCAGGCCGACAAGTCGGTGGTCGGCATCTCGCGTCAGGTGCAGCGCAACGAGGAGGGCCTGGACGGCTACCGGGAGGGCATGCGCTGCCACTTGGGCGATTTCGAGGAGTACGCCCGGCTGCGGCGCGACCTCAAGGACCGTGAGACCGACCTCGCCAAGCACGGCGCCGCCCAGCGCAGGGCCGCCGCGGCGGCGTCCCTGGAGAAGCTGAAGCCGGGCGACATCATTCACGTGCCCACCGGCAAGTTCGCGGGCCTCGCCCTGGTCCTCGACCCCGGGATCCCCGCGGGCCGCACCAACGGCCACCGCGGCTTCGAGCAGCACGACGGGCCCCGCCCGCTCGTGCTGACCGCCGAGCGGCAGGTCAAGAGGCTCGCCTCGATCGACTTCCCGGTGCCCGTGGAGGCCCTGGAGCGGATGAGGGTCCCGAAGTCGTTCAACGCGCGCTCGCCGCAGTCCCGCCGGGACCTGGCGTCCGCGCTGCGCACCAAGGCCGGTCACATCGTCCCCGAGCGGCACCGCAAGGCCCGCTCCGAGGCCGCCGACGACCGCGAGATCACCCGGCTGCGCACCGCGCTGCGGGCCCACCCCTGCCACGGCTGCGACGAGCGCGAGGACCATGCACGCTGGGCCGAGCGCTACTACCGCCTCCAGCGCGACACCCAGCAGCTGGAGCGGCGCATCGAGGGGCGCACCAACACCATCGCGCGCACCTTCGACCGCATCGTGTCGCTGCTCACCGAGCTCGACTATCTGCGCGACGACGAGGTCACCGAGCACGGCAAGCGCCTGGCCCGTCTCTACGGCGAGCTCGACCTGCTGGCGAGCGAATGCCTGCGCGCACGCGTCTGGGAAGGCCTGAGCCCGGCCGAACTCGCGGCCTGCGTATCGGCGTTGGTGTACGAGGCGCGCCAGTCCGACGACGCGGTGGCGCCCAAGACGCCGTCCGGCAACGCCAAGGCGGCGCTCGGCGAGATGGTGCGGATCTGGGGCCGGCTCGACGCCCTGGAAGAGGACCACAAGATCAACCAGGCGGAGGGCGTGGGGCAGCGCGAGCCCGACTTCGGGTTCGCGTGGGCGGCCTACCAGTGGGCCAGCGACAAGGGCCTGGACGAAGTGCTCCGCGAGGCCGACATGCCCGCCGGCGACTTCGTCCGCTGGTGCAAGCAGGTCATCGACGTCCTGGGGCAGATCGCGGCGGCGGCCCCGCGGGAGAACAGCACGGTCTCCAAGAACGCCCGCAAGGCGGTGGACGCGCTCCTGCGCGGCGTCGTCGCCTACAGCTCGGTCGGCTGA
- a CDS encoding TetR/AcrR family transcriptional regulator: MSSTTGRKAGRPRAVQRPDTGLAARDELLCAAAELFTLHGYAATTTRTVAERAGLRQATMYHYFSGKEDLLAELLESTVTPSLGLARRLLDDCTRGAEERLRALCRFDVELLCGGPHNLGALYLLPEVRAERFAVFHRNRAELKAAYAELLAGTRACAGLGADELALRTDLVFGLIEGVILIHRSSPGRAVPAFAAATADAALRIAGAG; the protein is encoded by the coding sequence ATGAGCTCCACGACGGGACGGAAGGCCGGACGGCCGCGGGCGGTCCAGCGGCCCGACACCGGGCTCGCCGCGCGCGATGAACTCCTGTGCGCGGCGGCCGAGTTGTTCACGCTGCACGGCTATGCGGCGACGACGACCCGGACGGTGGCGGAGCGGGCGGGGCTGCGCCAAGCCACGATGTACCACTATTTCTCGGGCAAGGAGGACCTCCTGGCCGAGCTGCTCGAATCGACGGTCACCCCCTCCCTCGGCCTGGCGCGCCGGCTCCTGGACGACTGCACGCGCGGCGCCGAGGAGCGGCTGCGCGCGCTGTGCCGTTTCGACGTGGAGCTGCTGTGCGGCGGCCCCCACAACCTGGGGGCCCTGTATCTCCTCCCCGAGGTGCGGGCCGAGCGCTTCGCGGTGTTCCACCGCAACCGCGCCGAACTGAAGGCGGCGTACGCGGAGCTGCTCGCGGGCACGCGCGCCTGCGCCGGCCTTGGCGCCGACGAGCTCGCGCTGCGTACGGATCTCGTCTTCGGCCTGATCGAGGGCGTCATCCTGATCCACCGCTCGTCCCCCGGCCGAGCGGTACCGGCCTTCGCCGCGGCCACCGCGGACGCGGCGCTGCGGATCGCGGGGGCCGGCTGA